A stretch of Gemmatimonadaceae bacterium DNA encodes these proteins:
- the murJ gene encoding murein biosynthesis integral membrane protein MurJ, with amino-acid sequence MAAAEPARPRAPERTGRAALLVASGIFLSRIFGLIRQRFLGHYLGLGDAADAFNAAFKIPNFLQNLFGEGVLSASFIPVYARLLAEGDEQEARRVAGAVAGLLAVTTSIIVLCGVLATPWLIAIIAPGFAGAKRDLTIELVRIFFPGAGVLVMSAWCLGVLNSHRRFFISYTAPIFWNLAIIVTLIALGSKRAQSPLAIAAAWGSLAGSVLQLLVQLPTVLSLLGRLRPSLDVAGRNVRTVINNFMPVFVGRGVVQISGYVDVVLASLLPAGAVAGLTTAQTLYVLPVSLFGMSVSAAELPAMSSALGDEHEIGEYLRVRLDAGLRRIAFLVVPSAVAFLALGDVLAAALFQTGRFTRADSVYVWGILAGSAVGLLASTLGRLYSSAYYALRDTKTPLRFALVRVTLTTGLGAVFALLVPPLLSLDLKWGAAGLTVSAGIAGWAEFLLLRRTLNRRIGRTGLPAAFVAKLWCSALVAAAAAWGVKLLVGVAHPIPLAILALIPYGLVYFGLTTSLSIPESRTVLAAVFRRR; translated from the coding sequence GTGGCGGCCGCTGAGCCGGCGCGGCCGCGTGCGCCGGAGCGCACGGGCCGCGCGGCGCTATTGGTGGCGTCGGGCATCTTCCTCAGCCGCATCTTCGGACTGATTCGCCAGCGGTTCCTCGGCCACTATCTCGGGTTAGGCGACGCGGCCGACGCGTTCAACGCCGCGTTCAAGATCCCGAATTTTCTCCAGAACCTGTTTGGCGAGGGCGTTCTGTCCGCGTCGTTCATTCCGGTGTACGCGCGGCTGCTGGCCGAGGGCGACGAGCAGGAAGCGCGGCGGGTCGCGGGCGCGGTGGCCGGACTGCTGGCCGTGACGACGTCCATCATCGTGCTGTGCGGCGTGCTGGCTACGCCGTGGCTCATCGCCATCATCGCCCCGGGGTTCGCCGGCGCCAAGCGCGATCTGACGATCGAACTGGTCCGCATTTTCTTCCCGGGCGCCGGCGTGCTCGTGATGTCGGCGTGGTGCCTGGGCGTGCTCAACAGCCACCGCCGGTTCTTCATCTCGTACACGGCGCCGATTTTCTGGAACCTCGCGATCATCGTCACGCTAATTGCGTTAGGCAGCAAGCGAGCGCAGTCGCCGCTGGCCATCGCGGCGGCGTGGGGATCGCTTGCCGGCAGCGTGCTGCAGCTGCTGGTGCAGCTGCCGACCGTCCTCAGCCTGCTCGGCCGCCTGCGGCCCTCGCTGGACGTGGCCGGCCGGAACGTGAGGACGGTGATCAACAACTTCATGCCGGTGTTCGTCGGGCGCGGGGTGGTGCAGATCAGCGGCTACGTGGATGTGGTGCTCGCCAGTCTGTTGCCGGCCGGCGCCGTCGCCGGCCTCACCACCGCGCAGACGCTCTACGTGCTGCCGGTGAGCTTGTTCGGCATGTCGGTGTCGGCGGCCGAGCTGCCGGCCATGTCCAGTGCGTTAGGCGACGAACACGAGATCGGCGAGTACCTGCGCGTGCGCCTCGACGCTGGGTTGCGGCGCATCGCCTTCCTGGTGGTGCCGTCGGCCGTGGCATTCCTTGCGTTAGGCGACGTGCTCGCGGCGGCGTTGTTCCAGACCGGGCGGTTCACCCGCGCCGACTCGGTGTACGTGTGGGGGATCCTCGCCGGCTCGGCCGTGGGATTGCTCGCCTCGACGCTCGGGCGCCTGTACTCGTCGGCGTATTACGCGCTGCGCGATACCAAGACGCCGCTCCGCTTCGCGCTCGTGCGCGTCACGCTGACCACGGGGTTGGGCGCGGTGTTCGCGCTGCTCGTGCCGCCGCTTCTCTCGCTCGATCTCAAATGGGGCGCGGCGGGCCTCACCGTGTCGGCAGGCATCGCGGGTTGGGCCGAATTCCTCCTGTTGCGCCGCACGCTGAACCGCCGGATCGGGCGCACGGGTCTCCCGGCTGCGTTCGTCGCCAAGCTCTGGTGTTCGGCGCTCGTCGCGGCGGCCGCCGCCTGGGGTGTCAAGCTGCTCGTGGGAGTCGCGCATCCGATCCCGCTCGCGATACTCGCGCTCATTCCGTACGGCCTCGTGTACTTCGGTCTCACCACGTCGCTCTCGATTCCCGAGTCGCGCACCGTACTGGCGGCGGTGTTCCGGCGGCGCTGA
- the bshC gene encoding bacillithiol biosynthesis BshC: MSELRVLSLPPAVPDIVRAARDGGPESAWYETPPRDASAWRERASRLRSDGRWARVLGPAIEARGAAADRLARAADGGVVVTTGQQPGLFGGPIYTWSKALSAIALADAIEESSGIPTVPVYWAATYDADYAESSVTHVALEDRVVTLSSPPAAVEGRGMRDTPLGDVRGAMQTLADAAGAAAAPHVLDDVRRAYAPDQTVGGAFVALLRAILEPLGMPVLDAGHPAVQAASRPALAHALADAAPVDAALRSRSAALVEAGYEPQVAHVDRLSLVFAAGDGARRRLPIGAALGDAQGALEPNVLLRPVVERAILPTVAYVAGPAEQAYFAQSTAVADALGMARPLAVPRWSGVIVEPHVQRILDRYGLDVDALRDPHAVLGHLVRERVPAEIAAALVRYRQALEAAASELDAALEQSAPPLVDRAVAEGTRRNIAHRLDRLERRVAAATKRRETELTRHIGIARASLFPFDRLQERVLNLMPLLARHGLPLLDGISARAREHVAGLGLAPAGQAAYSHDAGGGR, encoded by the coding sequence GTGAGCGAGCTTCGCGTCCTGTCGCTGCCGCCCGCGGTGCCGGACATTGTGCGCGCGGCGCGCGACGGCGGGCCGGAATCGGCGTGGTACGAGACTCCGCCGCGCGATGCGTCGGCGTGGCGTGAGCGGGCGTCGCGCCTGCGCAGCGACGGCAGATGGGCGCGGGTGCTCGGTCCGGCGATCGAGGCGCGCGGCGCGGCAGCGGATCGTCTGGCGCGAGCGGCCGACGGCGGCGTGGTGGTGACGACGGGCCAGCAGCCCGGGCTGTTCGGCGGCCCGATCTACACGTGGAGCAAGGCGCTCAGCGCGATCGCGCTCGCGGATGCGATCGAAGAGTCGTCAGGGATCCCGACCGTGCCGGTATACTGGGCGGCGACCTACGACGCGGACTACGCCGAGTCGAGCGTGACGCACGTGGCGCTCGAGGATCGCGTGGTGACGTTGTCCTCGCCGCCGGCGGCGGTCGAGGGCCGTGGCATGCGGGACACGCCGTTAGGCGACGTGCGGGGCGCGATGCAGACGCTCGCCGATGCGGCCGGCGCAGCGGCCGCGCCGCACGTGCTGGACGACGTGCGCCGGGCCTACGCGCCCGATCAGACGGTGGGCGGCGCGTTCGTCGCGCTCCTGCGCGCGATACTGGAGCCGTTAGGCATGCCGGTGCTGGATGCCGGCCACCCGGCGGTGCAGGCGGCGTCGCGTCCGGCGCTGGCGCACGCGTTGGCCGACGCGGCGCCGGTGGACGCGGCGCTCCGCTCGCGAAGCGCCGCGCTCGTCGAGGCGGGGTACGAGCCGCAGGTGGCGCACGTGGACCGGTTGTCGTTGGTGTTCGCGGCGGGGGACGGCGCGCGGCGGCGGCTGCCGATCGGCGCGGCGCTCGGCGATGCGCAGGGCGCACTCGAGCCCAACGTGCTGCTGCGGCCGGTCGTGGAGCGCGCGATCCTGCCCACCGTGGCCTACGTGGCGGGTCCGGCCGAGCAGGCCTACTTCGCGCAATCGACGGCGGTGGCCGATGCGTTAGGCATGGCGCGTCCGCTGGCGGTGCCGCGGTGGTCCGGCGTGATCGTCGAGCCGCACGTGCAGCGGATTCTCGACCGATACGGCCTCGACGTGGACGCGCTGCGCGATCCGCACGCGGTGCTGGGCCATCTGGTGCGCGAGCGCGTGCCGGCCGAGATCGCGGCAGCGCTCGTGCGCTACCGGCAGGCGCTCGAAGCGGCGGCGTCCGAGCTCGATGCGGCGCTCGAGCAGTCCGCGCCGCCGCTCGTCGACCGCGCGGTGGCGGAGGGGACGCGGCGCAACATCGCGCACCGGCTGGACCGTTTGGAGCGCCGGGTCGCGGCCGCGACCAAGCGGCGCGAGACCGAGCTCACGAGGCACATCGGGATCGCGCGCGCCTCGCTGTTTCCTTTCGACCGTCTACAGGAGCGCGTGCTCAACCTGATGCCGCTTTTGGCGCGGCACGGGCTGCCGTTGCTCGATGGGATCTCGGCGCGCGCCCGCGAGCACGTCGCGGGGCTGGGGCTGGCGCCGGCAGGGCAGGCTGCGTATTCGCACGATGCCGGTGGCGGCCGCTGA
- a CDS encoding FxLYD domain-containing protein — protein sequence MNAWRNVIGCVLVWSAFAVPTAAAQKNDKQGDAGKCTIDFGSNDQVKSAYNQMTVLGLSSGKPDDARKKIKSAISSLTSKSDFGKDQMARDAVLGQALVTWYDTPGSPAVAPAADLGYPSSAGQVDVLAAADSAFTAVETSHPDCVDQMDGYRQQPWARLINQIGPLINGNKDDSAQVILNHAITIYPKSPYDYYFQGQIAQRKKDWQTAATAYSKAVELSTPDIVAKDTSVKAVKEFSEFSAAYAQLQVGQAASGPQQQEAMKKAADLYRQYLKDYPSGDNVQPAQAGLTVALKASGDTASLGEMWKDMAANPTKYTDAQLFDAGTQAFTAQKYATAVQLMEFGQKSNPYLRAGLFNLANAYWKNNQFDKMQPVADTLTKIDPDNPDNYQLLAIAYQGMEKGADPKQKKALADSVNKYVTAGDQLPVHVQFSQFTHDGDKYTLTGQVQNTGTKPETAALNVKFLDKTGQVVTSQSTSVQLGANETKQFTLNATGANIAAYRYDPIKP from the coding sequence ATGAACGCTTGGCGCAATGTGATCGGCTGCGTGCTTGTCTGGTCCGCCTTCGCGGTCCCGACTGCAGCGGCTCAGAAAAACGACAAGCAGGGCGATGCCGGCAAGTGCACTATTGACTTCGGCTCGAACGACCAGGTCAAGAGCGCGTACAACCAGATGACCGTGCTGGGGTTGTCGTCGGGGAAACCGGACGACGCGCGCAAGAAGATCAAGAGCGCGATCTCGTCGCTCACATCGAAGTCCGATTTTGGCAAGGACCAGATGGCGCGTGACGCGGTCCTCGGGCAGGCTCTCGTGACGTGGTACGACACGCCGGGCTCGCCCGCGGTCGCGCCCGCGGCAGATCTCGGCTATCCGTCGTCGGCCGGGCAGGTGGACGTACTTGCTGCGGCGGACTCCGCGTTCACCGCGGTGGAAACGTCGCATCCCGACTGCGTCGATCAGATGGACGGGTATCGGCAGCAGCCGTGGGCCCGCTTGATCAATCAGATCGGTCCGCTCATCAACGGCAACAAGGACGACTCGGCGCAGGTGATCCTGAATCACGCGATCACGATTTATCCGAAGTCGCCGTACGACTACTACTTCCAGGGACAAATCGCGCAGCGCAAGAAGGACTGGCAGACGGCGGCGACCGCCTACTCGAAAGCGGTCGAGCTGTCGACGCCCGACATCGTGGCCAAGGACACGAGCGTCAAGGCGGTGAAGGAGTTCAGTGAATTCAGCGCGGCGTATGCCCAACTTCAGGTTGGGCAGGCGGCGTCCGGCCCGCAGCAGCAAGAGGCAATGAAGAAAGCTGCCGATCTGTATCGGCAGTACCTCAAGGATTATCCGAGCGGTGACAACGTGCAGCCCGCGCAGGCCGGCCTAACGGTGGCGCTCAAGGCGTCGGGCGACACGGCGTCGCTCGGAGAGATGTGGAAGGACATGGCCGCCAACCCGACCAAGTACACCGACGCACAATTGTTCGACGCCGGCACGCAGGCATTCACGGCGCAGAAGTACGCCACGGCGGTGCAGTTGATGGAGTTTGGCCAGAAGTCGAACCCGTATCTTCGCGCGGGGCTGTTCAACCTCGCGAACGCGTACTGGAAGAACAATCAGTTCGACAAGATGCAGCCCGTGGCCGACACCCTGACGAAGATCGATCCGGACAACCCAGACAACTACCAGCTGCTCGCGATCGCGTATCAGGGCATGGAGAAGGGCGCCGACCCGAAGCAGAAGAAGGCACTCGCAGACTCGGTGAACAAGTATGTGACCGCAGGCGACCAGCTGCCGGTGCACGTGCAGTTCTCGCAGTTCACGCACGACGGCGACAAGTACACGCTCACCGGCCAGGTGCAGAACACGGGCACGAAGCCGGAGACGGCCGCGCTCAACGTCAAGTTCCTGGACAAGACGGGCCAGGTCGTGACGAGCCAGTCGACCTCGGTGCAGCTCGGCGCCAACGAGACCAAGCAGTTTACCCTGAACGCGACCGGCGCGAACATCGCCGCGTACCGGTACGATCCGATCAAACCGTGA
- the larC gene encoding nickel pincer cofactor biosynthesis protein LarC has product MRVALLDPFSGIAGDMTLGALIDVGLDAEWLRALPSRLGLEGVTVRIERVKRSSVACTKVDFDIPPQPHSRGIHEIRELVSRADVPEAVRERADAAFVAIATAEGEIHGIAPERVHLHEVGAVDAILDVVGSVWGFEQIGVERVFCGPVSIGDGTVATAHGILPVPAPATLKLLEGIEIRPGPQGSGELVTPTGAALIRVLSSGPAPASLTPVRSGFGAGTKDPKGRPNALRIVIAEMAAAQGVAVEHLVQLATDIDDMDGEQLAAVAERLRNEGALDVVLLATLMKKGRPGTRIEVLAGREMADRLEELLFSHSSSIGVRRTLVERHALPRAVHTVHALDHDIRVKVVTLPTGERRAKPEHEDVARVATETGRSLREVAASARAAGERLIHERVP; this is encoded by the coding sequence ATGCGCGTTGCCCTCCTGGATCCTTTCAGCGGCATAGCCGGCGACATGACGCTCGGCGCCTTGATCGACGTCGGACTCGACGCCGAGTGGCTCCGCGCGCTGCCGTCGCGGCTTGGGCTCGAGGGCGTCACCGTCCGGATCGAACGCGTCAAGCGCTCATCGGTGGCCTGCACCAAGGTGGACTTCGACATTCCACCGCAGCCGCATTCGCGCGGCATTCACGAGATTCGCGAGCTCGTCTCGCGTGCGGACGTCCCGGAGGCCGTGCGCGAGCGCGCCGATGCGGCGTTCGTCGCCATTGCGACGGCAGAGGGTGAAATTCACGGCATCGCGCCGGAACGCGTGCATCTGCACGAAGTCGGTGCCGTCGACGCGATCCTCGATGTCGTCGGATCCGTGTGGGGCTTCGAGCAGATCGGCGTCGAGCGTGTGTTCTGTGGACCGGTAAGTATCGGTGACGGGACAGTCGCGACAGCACATGGGATACTTCCAGTGCCGGCTCCTGCGACGCTGAAACTGCTCGAGGGGATCGAGATTCGTCCCGGACCTCAGGGATCAGGTGAGCTGGTGACGCCAACGGGCGCCGCACTCATTCGCGTGTTGTCGAGCGGTCCGGCCCCGGCTTCGCTCACGCCGGTTCGCAGCGGATTCGGCGCGGGTACCAAGGATCCCAAGGGACGCCCCAACGCGCTCCGCATCGTGATCGCCGAGATGGCGGCCGCCCAAGGGGTTGCGGTGGAACACCTCGTGCAGCTTGCCACCGACATCGACGACATGGACGGCGAGCAGCTCGCCGCCGTGGCGGAGCGCCTCCGCAACGAAGGCGCGCTCGATGTGGTACTGCTTGCAACGTTGATGAAAAAAGGCAGGCCGGGCACGCGCATCGAGGTGCTGGCCGGCCGTGAAATGGCGGACCGCCTCGAGGAGCTGCTCTTTTCGCACAGCTCTTCTATCGGCGTGCGCCGCACCCTCGTCGAGCGACATGCCTTGCCGCGCGCCGTTCACACGGTGCATGCGCTCGATCACGACATTCGGGTAAAGGTGGTGACGCTGCCGACGGGGGAGCGCCGCGCCAAACCGGAGCACGAGGATGTCGCGCGCGTGGCAACGGAAACGGGGCGATCGCTGCGAGAAGTGGCGGCGTCTGCCCGAGCCGCCGGAGAACGGCTGATCCACGAACGGGTACCATGA
- a CDS encoding threonine synthase, producing MNSWTLECSACGHTEAGTTRATVCPSCGQPYLVRYAELPASRDVLRGRWDMWRYAALLPLCDGETPVSLGEGATPLLESGELSRELGVGRFWIKDEGLNPTGSFKARGMSAAVTRAKALGVPGLVVPTAGNAGAALAAYAAAAGLPVRVYAPETTPRGILATIRTLGADLHTVPGHIGDAGAKAKAFAAESGYFDVSTLREPYRIEGKKTMGLELAEQLGWRLPTVIVYPTGGGTGLIGMWKGFAELREMGWLDPAARLPRMVTAQAEGCAPIVRAFAEHADRARPWENPATHASGLRVPGPLGDRLILRALYESNGAAVAVSEAAIREGTARIARTTGIDAAPEGGCAFAVCQALAAAGQLSAADEVVVYNTGGGVAYRE from the coding sequence GTGAATTCCTGGACGCTCGAATGTTCGGCGTGCGGCCACACCGAGGCCGGCACCACGCGCGCCACCGTCTGCCCATCGTGCGGACAACCCTATCTCGTTCGGTACGCCGAGCTCCCGGCGTCGCGCGACGTGTTGCGCGGTCGATGGGACATGTGGCGATACGCCGCACTGCTGCCGCTCTGTGACGGCGAGACGCCGGTCTCGCTCGGCGAAGGGGCCACACCGCTGCTCGAATCGGGCGAGCTGTCGCGCGAGTTAGGCGTTGGACGCTTCTGGATCAAGGACGAAGGACTGAATCCGACCGGTTCCTTCAAGGCGCGCGGCATGAGCGCGGCTGTCACGCGCGCCAAAGCGCTGGGTGTTCCGGGATTGGTCGTGCCGACCGCCGGCAATGCGGGCGCGGCGCTCGCGGCGTACGCCGCCGCTGCCGGCCTGCCGGTGCGCGTGTACGCGCCCGAGACCACGCCGCGCGGCATTCTGGCGACGATCCGTACGTTAGGCGCTGACCTGCATACGGTGCCCGGGCACATCGGCGACGCCGGCGCGAAAGCCAAGGCGTTCGCCGCCGAGTCGGGCTACTTCGACGTGTCGACGCTGCGGGAGCCGTACCGCATCGAGGGAAAGAAAACCATGGGACTCGAGCTGGCCGAGCAGCTGGGATGGCGCTTGCCCACGGTAATCGTGTATCCGACGGGCGGCGGCACGGGGCTGATCGGCATGTGGAAAGGCTTTGCGGAACTGCGCGAGATGGGCTGGCTCGATCCCGCGGCGCGGCTGCCCAGGATGGTGACCGCGCAGGCGGAAGGGTGCGCGCCGATCGTGCGCGCGTTCGCCGAGCACGCCGACCGGGCGCGTCCGTGGGAGAATCCGGCCACCCATGCGAGCGGGCTGCGCGTTCCCGGTCCGTTAGGCGACCGGCTCATTCTGCGCGCGCTGTACGAGAGCAATGGCGCCGCGGTCGCCGTGTCGGAAGCAGCGATCCGGGAGGGGACGGCGCGCATCGCCCGCACCACGGGCATAGACGCCGCGCCAGAAGGCGGCTGCGCGTTCGCCGTCTGTCAGGCGCTCGCGGCGGCCGGCCAGCTCTCGGCTGCCGACGAGGTGGTGGTCTACAACACCGGCGGCGGCGTCGCCTATCGCGAGTGA
- the uvrC gene encoding excinuclease ABC subunit UvrC — MTESDFHPLAHKVANLPESPGVYLWKNAEGRVLYVGKAKRLRSRVRSYLAGDRIESIKTIALMRQVVDVDTIVVPSEAHALILENNLIKEYRPRFNIALRDDKSYPYIKVTVQEPFPRVIVTRRLVDDGGRYFGPYTDVGAMRRALNVVKRIFTVRSCNYDMPREMPERPCLDYHIGRCKAPCIFAQSQLEYRAMIDEVLLYLDGRTDEVTRRVRARMEEASVRLDFERAAELRNALRHLELLEEPTVVVEVEGGDRDVIGYARDGDEACVVVLRIRAGKLLAREQQVLENLEGESDAAVLSAYLVRGYLASPEHASELLAPFEFDDRELIEQSLPNTALRIPQRGPKRELIDLAEQNARHLLEEQKLASFEAGERAVDPVYELQRELGLTTVPRAIVCFDISTAQGTDTVASCVWFENGRPKRGEYRKFKIKTVEGTDDFASMREVVTRYFQRRIEEEKPLPDLVMIDGGKGQLGAARAALESLGLGALHTVSLAKREEEVFVPGRAEPLRLSRRSPGLRLLQRARDEAHRFAITYNRKRRAMRTVTSELLKIPGIGPQRRRALLHAFGSVQGVRDASEADIARLPGFSAASARRVLEALGVATVTPTSTTSDS, encoded by the coding sequence ATGACTGAATCCGATTTCCATCCGCTCGCGCACAAAGTCGCGAATCTGCCCGAGTCGCCCGGCGTCTACCTGTGGAAGAACGCCGAGGGACGCGTGCTGTATGTCGGCAAGGCCAAGCGTCTGCGGTCGCGTGTGCGGAGCTATCTCGCCGGCGATCGCATCGAGAGCATCAAGACCATCGCGCTCATGCGACAGGTCGTGGATGTGGACACGATCGTCGTTCCGTCGGAAGCGCACGCGCTGATCCTCGAGAACAATCTCATCAAAGAGTATCGGCCGCGGTTCAACATCGCGCTCCGCGATGACAAGTCGTATCCGTACATCAAGGTCACGGTTCAGGAACCGTTTCCGCGCGTGATCGTGACGCGCCGGCTCGTCGACGACGGCGGCCGATACTTCGGTCCGTACACCGACGTCGGCGCGATGCGCCGCGCACTCAACGTGGTGAAGCGCATCTTCACCGTGCGGTCGTGCAACTACGACATGCCGCGCGAAATGCCCGAGCGGCCGTGTCTCGATTACCACATCGGCCGGTGCAAGGCGCCGTGCATCTTCGCGCAGTCGCAGCTGGAATACCGTGCGATGATCGACGAGGTGCTGTTGTATCTGGACGGCCGCACGGACGAGGTCACGCGTCGTGTGCGCGCACGCATGGAGGAAGCGTCGGTGCGGCTCGACTTCGAGCGCGCGGCCGAGCTGCGAAATGCCCTACGACATCTCGAGCTGCTCGAGGAGCCGACGGTGGTCGTGGAAGTCGAGGGCGGCGACCGCGACGTCATCGGCTACGCGCGCGATGGCGACGAGGCGTGTGTCGTCGTGCTCCGCATTCGCGCGGGCAAGCTGTTGGCGCGCGAGCAGCAGGTGCTGGAGAACCTCGAGGGCGAGAGCGACGCGGCCGTGTTGTCGGCCTATCTCGTGCGCGGCTACCTGGCATCGCCGGAGCACGCGAGCGAGCTGCTGGCGCCGTTCGAGTTCGATGATCGCGAGCTGATCGAGCAATCGCTGCCGAACACGGCCCTTCGTATTCCGCAGCGCGGGCCGAAGCGCGAGCTGATCGATCTTGCCGAGCAGAACGCGCGGCACCTGCTCGAGGAGCAGAAGCTCGCGTCGTTCGAGGCCGGCGAGCGCGCCGTCGATCCGGTGTACGAGCTGCAGCGGGAGCTCGGCCTAACGACGGTGCCGCGGGCGATCGTCTGCTTCGACATCTCGACGGCGCAGGGGACGGACACCGTCGCGTCGTGCGTCTGGTTCGAGAACGGCCGGCCCAAGCGCGGCGAGTATCGCAAGTTCAAGATCAAGACCGTCGAAGGCACCGACGATTTCGCATCGATGCGCGAAGTGGTCACGCGCTACTTTCAGCGACGTATCGAAGAAGAGAAGCCGCTGCCCGATCTGGTGATGATCGACGGCGGCAAGGGGCAGTTGGGCGCGGCGCGGGCGGCACTCGAGTCGTTGGGTCTGGGCGCGCTCCACACCGTGAGTCTCGCCAAACGCGAAGAAGAAGTATTCGTGCCGGGCCGCGCGGAGCCATTGCGATTGTCGCGACGGTCACCCGGTCTGCGATTGTTGCAACGCGCGCGAGACGAAGCGCACCGCTTTGCGATCACATACAACCGAAAGCGCCGCGCGATGCGCACGGTCACGTCGGAGCTCCTCAAGATTCCGGGTATCGGGCCGCAGCGCCGCCGCGCGTTGCTGCACGCCTTCGGAAGCGTGCAAGGCGTGCGCGATGCAAGCGAAGCCGACATTGCGCGACTGCCGGGTTTCAGCGCTGCGAGCGCGCGCCGCGTACTCGAAGCGTTGGGCGTTGCGACGGTCACTCCGACTTCAACCACATCCGATTCGTGA
- a CDS encoding DUF512 domain-containing protein, with translation MHTAGFMIRVSRVASGSIADEIGIVPATELLTVNGRALDDFLDWEFLSADDALVIEARLPDGQALVADVERPDGEPLGIELEPPRVRRCANRCEFCFIEGLPTGLRKSLYVRDDDYRLSFAYGNFATLSNVKEKDIARILEYRLSPLYVSVHATPWEARKVLLNNPKVPNIVAQLSRLAEGGIQFHGQMVIVPGLNDGDVLEQSLEDLWSFGDAVLSVAVVPVGLTQFSHLYTGKTMDAETSGALVAHVERWEGRALAARGERWVYGSDELYLLAGRELPAAAHYGDFPQIENGVGAVAHLRQRIADAIGERALPRLDGARIGVVTGVAMGPRIMPDLLDRLTEATGARFELLVAENSLFGPTTTTAGLLVGADIRRVLAGRADLDVALIPAETINDDGLFLDDTPFAALRDALPIPVHPSYDFVDVLQQNGLAAVAAR, from the coding sequence ATGCACACAGCCGGGTTCATGATTCGCGTCAGTCGCGTCGCATCAGGCAGCATCGCCGACGAGATCGGCATCGTGCCGGCCACCGAACTACTCACGGTGAATGGTCGTGCGCTGGACGACTTCCTCGATTGGGAGTTCCTGTCGGCGGACGACGCGCTCGTCATCGAAGCGCGCCTGCCCGATGGGCAGGCGCTCGTCGCAGACGTGGAGCGCCCCGACGGCGAGCCGTTAGGCATCGAGCTGGAACCGCCGCGCGTTCGCCGCTGCGCGAACCGTTGCGAGTTCTGCTTCATCGAAGGGTTGCCGACGGGGCTCCGCAAATCGCTCTATGTGCGCGACGACGACTACCGGCTCTCCTTCGCCTACGGCAATTTCGCCACGCTGTCCAATGTGAAGGAGAAGGACATTGCGCGCATCCTGGAGTACCGGTTGTCGCCGCTGTACGTGTCGGTGCACGCGACTCCCTGGGAAGCGCGCAAGGTGCTGCTCAACAACCCGAAGGTGCCGAACATCGTCGCGCAGTTGAGCCGATTGGCAGAGGGCGGCATTCAGTTTCACGGGCAGATGGTGATCGTGCCCGGGCTGAACGACGGCGACGTGCTCGAGCAGTCGCTCGAGGATTTGTGGTCGTTCGGCGACGCCGTGCTGTCGGTGGCGGTGGTGCCCGTCGGGCTCACGCAGTTCTCGCACCTGTACACCGGCAAGACCATGGATGCCGAGACGAGCGGCGCGCTCGTCGCCCATGTGGAGCGGTGGGAAGGGCGCGCGCTCGCCGCGCGCGGCGAGCGGTGGGTGTACGGTTCGGACGAGCTCTACTTGCTGGCCGGGCGCGAGTTGCCCGCGGCGGCGCACTACGGCGATTTTCCGCAAATCGAGAACGGGGTGGGTGCGGTGGCGCATCTTCGCCAACGCATCGCCGACGCGATCGGCGAGCGGGCCTTGCCGCGTCTCGACGGCGCGCGCATCGGTGTGGTGACCGGTGTCGCCATGGGTCCGCGCATCATGCCCGATCTGCTCGACCGCCTAACGGAAGCCACGGGCGCCCGCTTCGAGCTGCTCGTCGCCGAGAATTCCCTGTTCGGACCAACCACCACGACGGCGGGGCTGCTCGTGGGCGCCGACATCCGGCGCGTTCTCGCCGGCCGGGCCGATCTCGACGTCGCGCTCATCCCCGCCGAGACGATCAACGACGACGGCCTCTTCCTGGATGACACACCGTTCGCCGCGCTGCGGGACGCGCTGCCGATACCCGTGCATCCGTCGTACGACTTCGTCGACGTCCTCCAGCAGAACGGCCTCGCGGCCGTGGCGGCGCGGTGA